The following coding sequences are from one Triplophysa dalaica isolate WHDGS20190420 chromosome 12, ASM1584641v1, whole genome shotgun sequence window:
- the si:ch211-149k23.9 gene encoding germ cell-specific gene 1-like protein: MLDNMSRRSRSMLSLFLTSLALALSVLAFCTSYWCEGTHKVVKPLCLSPVKMKNCGQNNSEPYTTDSPTPDPRGPSNRTISPKRREELAKIRQRQLANAVHYIWETGEDKYTFRYFHTGFWESCEKHADGERCRRFLDLTPGETHGVLWLSMIAEFLYISLLGMGFLLMWVEVLCSHKEMHALKINAFAAICIVLSGLLGMVAHMMYTTVFQLTVIVGPKDWRPQTWDYGWSFALAWVSFSCCMGAAVMTLNSYTKTVIELRHRQRLRLEEARATSHAPSYDEVVPGGGLYSVSGLLQCPDGMIDPMWESDGNLGMMGQRDVPTLVLVGGCGTDACEDCEREMDELKEALKGKDSPC; the protein is encoded by the exons ATGTTGGACAACATGTCCAGACGTTCTCGCTCCATGCTTTCTCTTTTCCTGACCTCCCTCGCTCTGGCATTATCTGTGCTGGCTTTCTGCACATCATACTGGTGTGAGGGAACGCACAAGGTGGTCAAACCTCTCTGTCTTTCACCTGTCAAGATGAAGAACTGCGGCCAGAACAACAGCGAGCCCTACACTACAG ATAGTCCCACCCCAGACCCTCGGGGTCCATCCAATAGAACAATATCACCAAAGCGAAGGGAGGAACTTGCGAAAATTCGACAGAGGCAGCTGGCTAATGCAGTCCACTACATTTGGGAAACAGGAGAAGACAAGTACACTTTCCGATATTTCCACACAGGATTTTGGGAATCTTGTGAAAAGCATGCTGATG GAGAACGTTGCCGCAGGTTCTTAGATCTTACCCCGGGAGAGACTCATG GTGTTTTGTGGTTATCAATGATTGCTGAGTTCTTATACATCAGTTTATTGGGGATGGGGTTTCTACTCATGTGGGTGGAAGTCTTGTGCTCTCATAAAGAAATGCATGCACTCAAAATCAACGCCTTCGCAGCCATTTGCATTGTTCTCTCAG GATTATTGGGGATGGTGGCTCATATGATGTACACCACTGTATTTCAGCTGACTGTGATTGTGGGACCTAAAGATTGGAGACCTCAGACGTGGGACTATGGCTGGTCATTTGC GCTGGCATGGGTGTCTTTCAGCTGCTGCATGGGTGCTGCAGTTATGACCCTTAATTCTTACACAAAAACAGTCATTGAGCTCCGTCACCGCCAGAGGCTTCGATTGGAGGAGGCACGTGCCACTAGCCACGCCCCCTCCTATGATGAGGTGGTTCCAGGGGGTGGATTATACTCTGTCAGCGGCCTGTTACAGTGCCCAGATGGGATGATAGACCCTATGTGGGAATCAGATGGGAACTTGGGAATGATGGGACAACGGGATGTGCCTACCCTTGTGCTGGTTGGCGGGTGTGGAACAGATGCATGCGAGGACTgcgagagagagatggatgagTTGAAAGAGGCATTGAAGGGAAAAGACTCCCCTTGTTAA
- the rcvrn2 gene encoding recoverin 2, with the protein MGNAKSSAMSKVILEDLKLNTRFTEEELSQWYENFQKQCPSGRITPDEFSKIYERFFPDSDTTSYAQHVFRSFDTNDDGTLDFKEYIIALHMTSTGKTERKLEWAFSLFDVDKNGYITKTELKEICQAIFKLIPKEEQEKLPDDENTAEKRGDKLWSFFNKNENDRLAEGEFIQGILDNEDALHFIQYEPPK; encoded by the exons ATGGGGAACGCCAAAAGCAGCGCCATGTCCAAGGTGATCTTGGAGGATCTGAAACTCAACACCAGATTCACAGAAGAAGAGCTGTCACAATGGTACGAGAACTTTCAGAAGCAGTGCCCATCCGGCCGCATCACGCCAGATGAGTTTTCAAAGATCTACGAGCGGTTCTTCCCAGACAGTGACACTACGTCTTACGCCCAGCACGTCTTTCGTTCCTTCGATACAAATGATGATGGGACACTGGATTTCAAGGAATACATCATTGCTCTTCATATGACGTCAACTGGAAAGACAGAGCGTAAACTGGAGTGGGCCTTCTCTCTCTTTGATGTTGACAAGAATGGCTATATCACCAAGACAGAATTGAAGGAAATCTGCCAG gctATCTTTAAGCTGATCCCCAAAGAGGAACAAGAGAAGCTTCCGGACGATGAGAACACTGCAGAGAAAAGAGGAGACAAACTGTGGTCCTTCTTTAATAAGAACGAAAATG ATCGGCTGGCAGAGGGCGAGTTTATTCAGGGCATTCTTGACAATGAAGATGCTCTTCACTTTATTCAGTATGAGCCCCCAAAGTAA
- the atg12 gene encoding ubiquitin-like protein ATG12, which produces MSDIAESPTENQKDEPSIQHNVTEHAGSPDEKKKIDILLKAVGDAPIMKTKKWAVERGRTVQSLAQFISRFLKLEPSEQLFIYVNQSFSPSPDQEVGVLFECFGSDGKLVLHYCKSQAWG; this is translated from the exons ATGTCTGACATCGCAGAATCTCCCACAGAAAATCAAAAAGATGAACCTTCTATACAGCACAATGTCACTGAGCATGCGGGATCACCGGATGAGAAGAAAAAGA TTGACATACTGTTAAAGGCTGTCGGTGACGCACCCATCATGAAGACCAAGAAATGGGctgtggagagagggagaaCAGTACAGTCCCTTGCTCAGTTCATCTCACGCTTCCTCAAGCTGGAGCCTAGTGAACAACTG TTCATTTACGTCAATCAGTCATTTTCTCCGTCACCAGACCAAGAAGTTGGTGTGCTTTTTGAG TGTTTTGGAAGTGATGGGAAACTAGTTCTCCATTACTGCAAGTCCCAGGCCTGGGGATGA
- the grwd1 gene encoding glutamate-rich WD repeat-containing protein 1, producing MSAADENTLPQEDDEFEEMEASGSDEDNMEGEGPNVGSESKVYIPGLQPLQPGEELEMDHSAYRMYHECQTGSPCLSFDVVRDGEGDGLEQFPLSMVLCAGTQADTALSNRLIVMRMHNLYGTGKEKEANESSDEESDEEDEDRKPQLELAMMPHYGGINRIRVTKRGEQTLAAVWSEKGQVEIFDLRSQLEAVHSSSAMSSFIKQQKEAKPLFSFSGHMTEGFAVDWSPKVPGRLVSGDCKKNIHVWEPQEGGASWKIDQRPFSSHTKSVEDLQWSPTEATVFASCSVDQSIRIWDIRAPPNSRLSANEAHSSDINVISWNPTEPFLLSGGDDGLLKVWDLRQFQSGRPVASFKQHSGPVTSVEWSPIDSSVFAASGADDVVSQWDLSVESCDVGEQAEDLKQLPPQLLFLHQGQKEVKELHWHPQIPGVLISTALSGFNVFRTISV from the exons ATGTCCGCGGCCGATGAAAACACGTTGCCCCAAGAGGATGATGAGTTTGAAGAGATGGAGGCGAGTGGAAGCGATGAGGATAATATGGAGGGAGAGGGGCCGAACGTGGGATCTGAGAGTAAGGTTTATATTCCCGGACTGCAGCCGCTTCAGCCGGGAGAAGAGCTCGAGATGGACCACTCAGCTTACCGCATGTACCACGAGTGCCAGACAG GTTCCCCATGTCTGAGTTTTGATGTGGTGCGTGATGGTGAAGGAGATGGCTTGGAGCAGTTTCCTCTCTCTATGGTCCTGTGTGCTGGTACCCAAGCAGATACTGCATTAAGTAACAG ACTTATTGTAATGCGAATGCACAATCTTTATGGAACTGGCAAAGAAAAAGAAGCGAATGAAAGCAGTGATGAAGAAAGTGATGAAGAGGATGAGGACCGTAAACCACAGTTAGAGCTGGCCATGATGCCACACTATGGTGGGATAAACAGAATCAGA GTCACCAAGCGAGGAGAACAGACATTGGCCGCCGTGTGGTCAGAAAAAGGGCAGGTAGAGATCTTTGACCTTCGATCTCAGTTGGAAGCAGTGCACAGTTCCTCAGCGATGTCTTCCTTCATCAAGCAGCAAAAAGAAGCCAAAcctcttttcagtttttctggtCACATGACAGAAGGATTTGCTGTTGATTGGTCACCGAAGGTTCCAG GTCGACTGGTAAGCGGCGATTGCAAGAAGAACATTCACGTTTGGGAGCCACAGGAGGGTGGGGCTAGCTGGAAGATTGATCAAAGACCCTTTAGCTCACACACCAAGTCTGTTGAAGACCTACAGTGGTCACCTACTGAAGCTACA GTTTTCGCATCCTGCTCAGTGGATCAGTCCATTCGCATTTGGGACATAAGGGCACCACCTAATTCAAGGCTTTCAGCCAATGAGGCTCATTCTTCAGACATCAATGTTATCAGTTGGAACCCAACCGAACCTTTCCTGTTGTCTGGAGGGGATGATGGCCTCCTGAAAGTTTGGGATTTAAGGCAATTTCAG TCCGGACGTCCAGTGGCCAGTTTTAAGCAGCACAGTGGACCTGTGACCTCAGTGGAGTGGAGCCCTATTGACTCCAGTGTGTTTGCTGCCTCTGGAGCTGATGATGTCGTTAGCCAATGGGACCTCTCAGTGGAGTCATGTGACGTGGGAGAACAGGCTGAGGACTTGAAACAGCTTCCACCACAGCTGCTGTTCCTCCACCAGGGTCAGAAAGAAGTGAAGGAACTCCACTGGCACCCACAGATTCCTGGAGTTCTCATTTCCACTGCATTATCAGGATTCAATGTCTTCCGAACTATCTctgtataa
- the zgc:174888 gene encoding uncharacterized protein zgc:174888 — MIPTVLLLLSVLTAQGSGCDDFMKTTVKNLQSTINREKTTGFPQVFPKNYVVSHYFNDSAPCNESCCVFSSAVFLSNSWIKLVQYLDRVHLKYMFITELIYTLDKIAEETFLETPDVTAFPSIQSTPETLLSFTSSLFSRWLSLDCAFGKDHCIFPIPSQEEEDDDLISDEENMENNEQVDEYQPFIEGVKGEIQFDPGPKSGYTELGFPGVSRWILSYLWIVTCASLI, encoded by the exons ATGATACCAACAG TGCTGTTACTTCTATCAGTATTGACTGCTCAAGGAAGTGGGTGCGATGATTTTATGAAGACGACGGTGAAAAATCTTCAGAGCACCATCAACAGAGAGAAGACGACTGGATTT CCACAAGTTTTTCCAAAGAACTACGTAGTGTCTCATTATTTCAACGACAGCGCTCCGTGCAATGAGTCG tGCTGTGTGTTCAGCTCTGCTGTGTTTCTGTCTAATTCCTGGATTAAGCTTGTCCAGTATCTCGACAGAGTTCACCTCAAATACATGTTCATCACTGAGCTGATATACACACTGGACAAGATAGCAGAAGAG ACATTTCTGGAAACTCCAGATGTCACTGCTTTCCCATCGATTCAGTCAACACCAGAGACTTTGCTCTCCTTCACCTCCTCCCTGTTTTCAAGATGGCTCAGTTTGGATTGTGCTTTCGGAAAGGATCACTGCATCTTCCCCATACCAAGTCAAGAAGAAGAGGACGATGATCTGATATCAGATGAGGAAAATATGGAAAACAATGAACAGGTGGATGAGTATCAGCCTTTTATAGAAGGAGTTAAGGGTGAAATACAGTTTGACCCTGGTCCGAAAAGTGGATATACTGAGTTAGGTTTCCCAGGTGTGTCTCGGTGGATCTTATCTTATCTATGGATAGTAACATGTGCAAGTCTTATCTGA
- the cdc42ep5 gene encoding cdc42 effector protein 5, with protein MPLHKSSRTPRLDPTMISAPLGDFRHTMHIGRGGDAFGDTSFLSSHGPSNPNPSSVSAVASPTVETTDIQMNNDVKSGYAEESYSNELRHADSVSSFDLDLDLGPSFLGDVLGVMDGLAVGSDWTGSKDNEEVFSPNKSTMDVSISPRNAANELNERKVMESMTKEVSQRDEQQNEMNGVKSKGLRPKVRFSDKRDEIIGRQDVIEGLGVEGEEEMLLRPNKGMQEVSERMGDPNKNPGQLEMSNQGVDNTSSPSSSVSSEYDEISPLDRRREDQHFPETDSEEENANGGQGYTFEDEFDDEIGL; from the coding sequence ATGCCTCTCCACAAATCATCTCGAACCCCCCGCCTGGACCCTACAATGATCTCCGCCCCACTGGGTGATTTCCGTCACACCATGCACATTGGTCGTGGTGGAGACGCTTTTGGTGACACCTCTTTCCTTTCCAGCCATGGCCCTTCTAATCCTAATCCAAGCTCTGTTTCAGCAGTCGCTTCACCCACAGTAGAGACCACAGATATTCAGATGAACAATGATGTTAAAAGTGGATATGCAGAAGAGAGCTATTCAAATGAGCTGCGTCATGCAGATTCAGTTTCCTCCTTTGATCTTGACCTGGATTTAGGGCCATCTTTTTTAGGAGATGTACTGGGGGTGATGGATGGACTCGCAGTGGGTTCTGATTGGACGGGGAGCAAAGACAATGAAGAGGTGTTTAGTCCCAACAAGAGTACAATGGATGTGAGTATCTCACCAAGGAACGCTGCAAACGAGTTGAATGAGAGGAAGGTAATGGAAAGTATGACCAAAGAGGTGAGCCAAAGAGATGAGCAACAAAATGAGATGAATGGAGTCAAATCAAAGGGGCTCAGGCCCAAAGTGCGGTTCAGTGATAAACGAGACGAGATCATTGGTCGACAGGATGTAATTGAAGGGCTAGGTGTTGAAGGAGAAGAAGAAATGCTCTTGAGGCCAAACAAAGGGATGCAGGAGGTCAGCGAGAGAATGGGTGACCCAAACAAAAACCCAGGACAACTGGAGATGAGTAATCAGGGGGTGGACAACACTTCCAGTCCCTCGTCATCAGTTAGCTCAGAATATGACGAAATCTCACCGTTGGACAGGAGGAGAGAAGACCAACATTTTCCAGAAACAGATTCAGAAGAGGAGAATGCCAACGGAGGACAAGGATACACTTTTGAGGATGAGTTTGATGATGAGATTGGCCTATAA